TCCAAGAGTTGCACATAAAGATTTCTTTGTAGCTTCTTCTCTTGGTTTCTGGTCCAGAAACTGGTTTGAAGAACTACAGCATAAAGACCTTACTGAACTGGAAAAGTATGGAAAACAATTTTTTATCTGGTGGGATAGAGAACCAGATGCACGTTTTCTTGTCAGAACAGGTGTAGCTCTTCTAAATGCTGATTGCGGCTGGCATGCCCCTCTTGATGATGATGAAATAATGCTTTATGAGATCATTGATAAATGTTTCGAAGAGGCAAAGAAACTGAACCCGGATGTGATTGTGCCTGAAAAAGACTGGGAATATATTAAAGCATATCTTGAAGGTGAGGAAGATGTTGAAATTCCAGAAAGCCCTCTTGGATTCAGAAAGAATGCGGTAACCTATGATATTGCAGGAGAATGGAAAATAACTGTACCAGGTTTTTTCTATTCAGGTCTTGATGAAGAAACAGAAGTATTCTGGTTTGGTGATAAAACTGTGCGAAATACTGTTTATTCATTCGACTCTGAAACTACTCCTGATGAGATGCTGGCTTCACTGCTCAGTGAGGAAGATTATCCAAGTGCTGAAAAGATATTTTTTAGTGATGAGAAAATAAAAGGCCATGGATATGTTTACTACTATATGAATGCAGAGGAAGAAGCTGAATATTGGTTGTTGCAGGCCGTGAAGGTGGAAGAAGGTTCATTCATATTTACAACAATCTGCTTTGCAAGTATGGATGAAAAAGATTGGGCTATAGAAGTCTGGAATTCTATTACACATTAATATTACACCTGCTTGCATGAAAAAAAAAATATTGATAATTACAGTCTTGCAATATCTCACTGCAATTGAGTTCTTGCAACCCATATTAGAGGAGGCCAAATACTTTAATTCAACTATATATTGAGTGCCCGTTCCGCTTGGGGTAAATTCTAAAAGTAAAAAGGTAATTTAAAGTTAAGTTTATATCATGTACCGGTAACAGTTGGTCTCACAATAAAGAAGGAAAGCAGCGTCTCAGGAACTCTTATTATTTATGACATAGAAGGCAAGGATGTGAAGAGAATTAATCTTAGCAATGGAGCTGGAGATACACAATTAAATATTGAATTAAAAAGCGGTACTTATATGTATAATTTAATTCAGACAATGGTGAAGAATTTTCCACTGGTAAATTTTCTAGTCAATTAAATAATGAATAGAAAAGCTTATTATAAAGAACACCCGAACCTTCAACAAGCTCGGGTGTTTTTTTATGTCTTAAAATTTACAACTTAATAGGCATCATCCAAAGCATGTCACCTAGTGCTGGATTGGCAATTGATAACTTTCAGCTTTCTACTTTAAGCTTTCCGCTTTTTCTTAAAACTTAAAACTTAATCCTTACAACTCCACTAGTATTCCCATAGGTGATGTTCGTATTCCATGAGTTCATCGGCAGCCCACTGAGATGCCATAATTCCTTTTGTCTGGTCAGAGTATAAGTCAGCAAGATAATAATCCTTAGCATTGGAAACCTTTACTATATATGAGCTGAAAAGCCTGAGTTCAAAGGCATCTGAGAGGTTTTTATGATGTGCTTCGTTTTGTGTGTTGTATAAGATGGCTTTTGGATTATTTTTAAATAAGTTATTTTTTAATTCATCAAAGCTAAAGGAAGCAACTATAGATTGAAGTCCTTTGATATTCGCAGGATGATCAGCAGGAATGAATAAGCTTATGGATAATATATTGTATACAAGTTTCGATTTTTCCTTATCAAATATTACCTCTTCTTTAATTTCAAGTTGATACAAGTCCTTTGCAAGATATTCTTCTTCTGCCGGAAGTTGCTGCCTCCAGTCAGGGCCATACGCTATAAAGGCATCAACGGTATCAGCAGGATTATTGGCATTTATAGAAGGACCTGCAGAAGGGATTTTTAGCCTTTCCAGTAATTGGGCTGTCTTTAATTTTAAAGCTAAAGAATCATTATCATAGGCAGTTATTTTATTCTTTTTTGCTGCATCAATCAATAGTCCCGGCAATTCATAATTTTTAGAATATAATCCTTCATTTTGTTTTTCTCTTAAATCCAGAGCCCTTGTTATGGTCTTTTTATACATGACGTCATTGTACAATTGTTGAGGGTTTTGCCCATAGGAAAAATAAGACAAAATGATAAAACATGTTGATAATAAGTAGCTTTTGTCGTTTAAGTAATTTGATTTACAGGTTTTCATAAGCACATTTCGTTTGTTTGAATCCTGTAATGAATAAGAAATAAAAAAGATACATCGTTAAACCGGAATTAATCGTTAAAAAAAAATATCATTGTTAATTAATTTATTAGAGTTTATAATAAAGTGATTGATTATAAGGATTAACTGAGATTTGCAATGACTTATGATTATTTTGAGTTAGTGAAAAAAATATTAAATTAATATTCATTAGAAACTCCTTTTAGATTTAAAGATAGCTGTTTGGAAAATTTTAAAGATATAGATCAGGAAGAGGAAAAAGAAACTATAGAGAAGGCCAAAAGGGATCCTGAAAAGTTTGGCGTTCTTTACAAACGTTATTATAAACCTGTTTATATATTTATTCATAAGAGAACAAATGATAAGGAATGTTCTGCTGATATTGCTTCGCATGTTTTTTTTAAAGCACTTACAAACCTTAAGAACTATGTTCATCAAGGATTTCCTTTTTCATCCTGGTTATTCAAAATTGCTCTGAATGAAGTAAATGAATACTATAGAAAAAAGAATAAAAGAAGAGTTGTTAGTATTGAAGCGAATGGTCTGGAGAGATTGACTGATGCCTTAATAGAAGGAGAATCAGATTTTGAATTAAATGAAAAGAGATTACATCTTTCAGAAGCTTTAAAACAACTTGATGCTTTGGAAATACAACTAATAGAGCTTAGATTTTTTGAGGAAAAATCATTTAAAGAAGTCGGATATATACTCAACATTACAGAGAACAATGCAAAGGTTAAAACATATCGATTACTTGATAAGATAAAAGCAACAGTGCTTTTAAAATATAGATAAATGAAAGACTTTGATATTATAGATGATTATAAACAACCTTCTGACGAGGAGATAGAGAAGAGTCAAAACTTCTCTGAACTCATGGCCAGATACAATGCTTCGCATAATAAGAATAGTAATTCTAATAACAGGATCAAGTTTTTTGGAGGGGCAATTATCTTGGTTTCAATTGTATCAATACTATCTTATTATATTTTGAATAAATATGATAATCATAGAAACGAAGATTCAGAAGTTAAGCCAAAGGCCTTAATACCGGTGGTACGTGAGGATTCCCTTGTCGAACAAAAGATATTAATACAAGAAAAAGATACTCTTTTAAAATCCATTCAAGATCAAACTATTCCTATAGGTGAAAAATCATCGAAGGTGAAACGTTCTTCTATTGATACTACAACACAACTAGGCCTGAAGGATTCGGCGCATAAGGCACCTATAGAGATATCACAAGATAAGCCTATAAAGGCCGATTCTGTTATAGACCCATCAAAGAATAAAGTAAAGGTGAAAAATGGAAATCAGACTATATATGAGCAGGATCAGCAGGAGTTGGAAAAGAAATTATTAGAAAGATATTATCACAAGAAAAAATAAATAAAAAGTCCCCCGATAAAATCGAGGGACTTTTTTGTCAAGCTTTAATAGCGGATGATCGCATATAAACGGCCATTGTCATAGTAATATTTCCAATGATCTGTTTTACGATTGTGGTTAAAATTGCCTTCAGATTCCATTATTCCATTAGGGTAATAAAACTTCCAGTATCCTGATTGAAAGCCATTGTTAAAGTTACCTTCAGCTCTAAGTCTGCCGTTTGGATGATAGAACTTCCAGTATCCTGAAAACTGGTTGTTATTAATATTACCTTCTTTTTTCATTACGCCTGTATCGTAATAAAATTTCCAATATCCAGAAGGCTGACCATTGTTGTAGTTTCCTTCACTTTTTATTGTTGTACCATCAGGATAGTAGTTAACCTCGCTGCCTCCAACGTCCCCAGGAGCATAATCGAAAACATATATACTGGTGTCATTCAGGAAATAGTTGGACTCACTCTGAACCACAGGTGAAGGATCATATCTTCGTCCTCTTCTGCTCGTTGTCCACTCGCATGAACTCAAAGTAACAAGACAGAAAAGGATAATAGTAATGTGTTTTACTTTCATGTATTTTCTTGTTAAAGTATAATTTGTATCCAAATTTAATAAAATCTTTAATCACTTAAATAAGATTTTAAGGATATCAAACCTGATCGAAAGCAGAAACATAAAAAAGTCCCTTATCCATTGTCTGCCATTGTGAATGACTGTTATGAGAAGATACCATTATCATCGGTAGGATTTGGGATTCTATTTTACTTAGAAAACCTCTGTCGCTTGATTTAAAGGACTTAGTCAGAGGTGCTTCA
The Sporocytophaga myxococcoides DSM 11118 genome window above contains:
- the gldN gene encoding gliding motility protein GldN, whose amino-acid sequence is MKTCKSNYLNDKSYLLSTCFIILSYFSYGQNPQQLYNDVMYKKTITRALDLREKQNEGLYSKNYELPGLLIDAAKKNKITAYDNDSLALKLKTAQLLERLKIPSAGPSINANNPADTVDAFIAYGPDWRQQLPAEEEYLAKDLYQLEIKEEVIFDKEKSKLVYNILSISLFIPADHPANIKGLQSIVASFSFDELKNNLFKNNPKAILYNTQNEAHHKNLSDAFELRLFSSYIVKVSNAKDYYLADLYSDQTKGIMASQWAADELMEYEHHLWEY
- a CDS encoding RNA polymerase sigma factor; this translates as MENFKDIDQEEEKETIEKAKRDPEKFGVLYKRYYKPVYIFIHKRTNDKECSADIASHVFFKALTNLKNYVHQGFPFSSWLFKIALNEVNEYYRKKNKRRVVSIEANGLERLTDALIEGESDFELNEKRLHLSEALKQLDALEIQLIELRFFEEKSFKEVGYILNITENNAKVKTYRLLDKIKATVLLKYR
- a CDS encoding toxin-antitoxin system YwqK family antitoxin, which encodes MKVKHITIILFCLVTLSSCEWTTSRRGRRYDPSPVVQSESNYFLNDTSIYVFDYAPGDVGGSEVNYYPDGTTIKSEGNYNNGQPSGYWKFYYDTGVMKKEGNINNNQFSGYWKFYHPNGRLRAEGNFNNGFQSGYWKFYYPNGIMESEGNFNHNRKTDHWKYYYDNGRLYAIIRY